AAGTTTTTCGAAAATTAAAAATTGGCGTAATGGCAACCGGCGATGAATTAATTGATATTGATGAGATACCATCGGATGATAAAATAAGAGCAACTAATCTATATTCATTGATCGCTTCAATTAATGATATGAATATAATTCCAATCAATTTTGGTTTCGAAAAAGATGACAGGAAAAAAGTTCACGCAAAAATAAAGTCAATATTAAAAAGTGATGTAGACATTTTAGTTACATCCGGGGGAGTTTCCGTTGGCAAGTACGATTACTTGAAAGAAATCTTTTCAGAGTTAAATGTTGAGATAAAATTTTGGAGAGTGAACATAAAGCCCGGCAAACCATTAGTATTTGGAGTCTTCACCGGGAATGAGGAAAGGAAATTTATTTTCGGACTTCCGGGCAATCCGGTCTCATCGTTTGTGACCTTCAATTTGTTTGTAAGAGTTTCAGTTGAAAATTTATATCATATTAAAAAAGACCGAGTTGTTTCCGCAGAACTTTTATCCGATATCAAAAAGATAGATGGAAAGAGACACTTCGTAAGAGGTAAACTAAATTATTCCGCTGAAGATAAAAAATACCTTACTGAAATCGTTGGTTCACAATCATCTGGGAATATGGTAGGTTTAGGTTTGTCAAATTGTCTGATTGTAATTGAAGAAGACAAATTAAATCCGAAGAAGGGTGATATTGTACAATGTATAAAGATATAACCGGAATAATTTTAGCCGGCGGAAAAAGTAAAAGAATGGGACAGAATAAATCTCTGTTGAAACTTGGTGAGAAGACTGTCATTGAGAGAGTTGCCGAACTGATGAGGGGACTTTTCGCAAAGGTGGCTTTGAGTGCAAATGAGAAATCATGCTATGAATTTTTTGGTCTTGAAATTATTGAAGACATCTTCAAAGATATTGGACCATTGGGCGGAATACATTCTGCATTGATGAATTCACATACTAAAAAAAATTTTGTTATATCATGCGACATTCCATTGATGACAAAAGAAATGATCGAATTCATTGTTAATTATCCAACCGATAAATTAATTACAGTTGCAAAGGCAGATGGTTTTATTCAGCAATTGTGCGGATTGTATTCTAAAAAATGCCTTCCCAAAATTGAGGAAATATTGATTG
This region of Ignavibacteria bacterium genomic DNA includes:
- a CDS encoding molybdenum cofactor guanylyltransferase, which codes for MYKDITGIILAGGKSKRMGQNKSLLKLGEKTVIERVAELMRGLFAKVALSANEKSCYEFFGLEIIEDIFKDIGPLGGIHSALMNSHTKKNFVISCDIPLMTKEMIEFIVNYPTDKLITVAKADGFIQQLCGLYSKKCLPKIEEILIDNLNSVGSSEGEKCKCKVLQLVKETPAEIIDVEKEFPNYKAGVFLNMNNPNDYQKVMSDIV
- a CDS encoding molybdopterin molybdotransferase MoeA — protein: SIGEISAGNYKNYLLTDDTAVYIMTGSKLPLNCTAIVPIEDVDIINQRIKLKSGIQISEGQNIRKCGEDIRQGEKALGKFTLVQPNHISILAACGKSKVKVFRKLKIGVMATGDELIDIDEIPSDDKIRATNLYSLIASINDMNIIPINFGFEKDDRKKVHAKIKSILKSDVDILVTSGGVSVGKYDYLKEIFSELNVEIKFWRVNIKPGKPLVFGVFTGNEERKFIFGLPGNPVSSFVTFNLFVRVSVENLYHIKKDRVVSAELLSDIKKIDGKRHFVRGKLNYSAEDKKYLTEIVGSQSSGNMVGLGLSNCLIVIEEDKLNPKKGDIVQCIKI